Proteins from one Megalopta genalis isolate 19385.01 chromosome 1, iyMegGena1_principal, whole genome shotgun sequence genomic window:
- the slim gene encoding scruin like at the midline, translating into MYQFKPFVFKKHEASSVECPKPRSGHRIVCDHKYLYSYGGFNPCISDSDPDMQNDQAWTSSKPLFKELWKFNLVSQQWSRLQGQDSMPNELASNAVILIRNKLIIYGGTGVPFGSSCSNSLYFGNLKSGKIFELPASGDLPDPQYGQAIIRHGSYLYTVGGTTGYEYTCDIHRYDFRCGVWEKVYICSGNDENEPTGRYRHELAYDGKLIYVLGGGTAIESFGFSEIPAFDLEMNKWIVLNTYGDNEADADTSVPEPRRCHGSVQYRDEKTGAISVVISGGYNDEHVFSDVWRLDLSVLQWTCLRKCILPCPLYFHSAALTPEGRMYIFGGIIKNNNEVARTDAVHSVWLKIPRLSEISWEALISYFPHLCRTSPHELLLIGIPLKFVQRIDFP; encoded by the exons ATGTATCAATTCAAACCGTTCGTGTTTAAAAAGCACGAGGCGAGCAGTGTCGAGTGTCCAAAACCAAGAAGTGGGCACAGAATAGTTTGTGATCATAAGTACTTGTATTCTTATGGTGGTTTCAATCCATGCATATCTGACAGCGATCCTGACATGCAAAACGATCAAGCATGGACATCGAGTAAACCACTGTTCAAGGAATTATGGAAGTTCAACCTCGTTTCACAGCAATGGAGCCGTCTGCAAGGTCAAGATAGTATGCCCAACGAATTGGCATCCAATGCTGTTATTTTAATTAGGAACAAGTTAATAATTTATGGTGGAACCGGTGTACCTTTCGGTTCCAGTTGTAGTAATAGTCTTTATTTCGGCAATCTAAAAAGTGGTAAAATATTTGAACTTCCCGCATCCGGAGATCTACCAGATCCTCAATACGGACAAGCTATAATTCGCCATGGATCTTATTTGTATACCGTCGGTGGTACAACGGGATATGAATACACTTGTGACATTCATAGATACGATTTTAGATGTGGTGTGTGGGAGAAAGTTTACATATGTTCTGGAAACGATGAAAACGAGCCTACAGGACGATATAGACATGAACTAGCATATGATGGAAAACTTATATATGTTCTGGGTGGAGGAACAGCCATAGAATCATTTGGTTTCTCA gaaattccTGCTTTCGACCTAGAGATGAATAAGTGGATAGTATTAAATACATATGGTGATAACGAGGCTGATGCAGATACTTCGGTACCAGAGCCTAGACGTTGCCACGGTTCTGTGCAATACAGAGATGAGAAGACAGGAGCCATTTCGGTTGTAATTTCTGGAGGATACAACGACGAACATGTCTTCTCCGATGTTTGGAGATTAGATTTGAGCGTACTGCAATGGACCTGTTTAAGGAAATGTATATTACCATGTCCTCTATATTTTCATTCTGCTGCCCTAACTCCGGAAGGACGCATGTATATATTTGGcggtataataaaaaataacaatgag GTGGCAAGAACAGATGCTGTACATTCTGTGTGGTTGAAAATCCCAAGGTTATCGGAGATATCTTGGGAGGCGTTAATTAGTTACTTTCCACATCTATGTCGTACATCGCCACACGAACTGCTTCTCATAGGTATACCATTAAAATTCGTGCAAAGAATTGATTTTCCTTAA
- the LOC117220319 gene encoding uncharacterized protein LOC117220319 has protein sequence MYETHNPGFCYHCNGAIRECGPAPKENAVRDSYEFVRSIIFTGDEVDPRKVLCLHLFTAHSTRWNNNDGSAVRPVIPLLEKAKRKRFSGPWNNVLTCYVVDTEEASAAATENLKLHEDPRKRILEERAAHDFEEKCRQYMGKNDDLGKALSSTARNTKIAQQGLRKMPVITPHVYSLLGPSHELRIKQALAEGMSRRKLTRSSMEVSGMDGYSYSFHLDEDDDALSRATTNESNRNCVSRSTRSPSRRSTIGSMRLDHRFTMLKLKRGKPNDCGAKSSDTNKDAINIRSSFRAVKDVSSKTSSTKSPLRGVLGSRPSTCSLLSLNADATAKIRKCVYLNTASGTWLEKQEKNRRMVPILVNYQVQALVQTVLEVLGRVNPEKSRIIVETARNTDEIRKMLLQAEMQSFVQSLVGQSLMTSPESYVVSTAMAMDEIDVRFGGIPEKEIVALTLEMPSAPSLEALIADIRNSIFLDMGKNARVNGNTEEISSDEKLAKEDAAKSATVAARTAGPDNACNACDANASSPGTSNNEESCAKKFAGTENRRGESARGKKKKKTETTELETDSGKHGSSNGESAAFFCFQRNDKGIMQTEGKSGEYGIADAKSGRSLTASSLTKTDEHRLSSGNVPAKRPANAKSWKAAQDPGHLDADHVILRRMTNTQRILVGQMCASLKSKRINNQGLINESVPLAALIAPVLSRDSIKILTRGTTYSQTINLTRQQEEPEENVTVPDKITGLLLAKVNSCEHIHIC, from the exons ATGTACGAAACCCACAATCCGGGCTTCTGTTACCATTGCAACGGCGCCATAAGGGAATGCGGCCCGGCGCCCAAAGAAAACGCGGTCAGAGATTCGTACGAGTTCGTGCGCTCGATCATCTTCACCGGCGACGAGGTCGATCCACGGAAAGTCCTTTGCCTGCATCTGTTCACAGCGCACAGCACCAgatggaacaacaacgacgGCTCTGCCGTCAGACCCGTGATACCTTTGCTGGAAAAAG CCAAAAGAAAACGGTTTTCCGGGCCGTGGAACAACGTGTTGACGTGCTACGTGGTGGACACCGAGGAGGCTTCAGCCGCTGCTACGGAGAACTTGAAGCTGCACGAGGACCCGCGGAAGAGGATCTTGGAGGAGCGAGCCGCGCACGATTTCGAGGAGAAGTGCAGACAGTACATGGGCAAGAACGACGACCTCGGGAAAGCCCTGTCGAGCACCGCGAGGAACACGAAGATCGCTCAACAGGGGCTGAGGAAGATGCCGGTGATCACGCCGCACGTGTACTCGTTGCTGGGCCCTTCTCACGAGCTGCGAATCAAACAAGCCCTGGCCGAGGGCATGTCCCGAAGGAAATTGACTCGATCCAGCATGGAGGTGAGCGGAATGGACGGTTACAGCTACTCGTTTCACCtggacgaggacgacgacgccCTCAGCAGAGCGACCACCAACGAATCGAACAGAAACTGCGTCAGCAGGTCCACGCGTAGTCCGTCGAGACGGTCGACGATCGGGTCGATGAGGCTGGACCACAGGTTCACCATGTTGAAGTTGAAACGTGGCAAACCGAACGACTGCGGAGCGAAGAGCAGCGATACGAACAAAGACGCGATCAATATAAGATCGAGCTTCAGAGCGGTGAAGGACGTCTCCTCGAAGACCTCCAGCACGAAGTCCCCGTTGCGCGGTGTTCTGGGAAGCCGTCCGTCGACCTGTTCCCTTCTGTCGCTGAATGCGGACGCGACGGCCAAGATCAGAAAGTGTGTCTACTTGAACACGGCGAGCGGAACGTGGCTGGAAAAACAGGAGAAAAATCGGAGGATGGTGCCGATCCTGGTGAACTATCAGGTTCAGGCGCTGGTGCAGACGGTGCTGGAGGTGCTGGGACGCGTGAATCCCGAGAAATCGAGGATCATCGTCGAAACTGCGCGGAACACCGACGAGATAAGGAAGATGCTGCTGCAGGCCGAGATGCAGAGCTTCGTGCAGTCGCTGGTGGGTCAGTCGTTGATGACGTCCCCGGAGAGCTACGTGGTCTCGACCGCTATGGCGATGGACGAAATTGACGTTCGATTCGGCGGGATCCCAGAAAAGGAGATAGTCGCTTTGACGCTGGAGATGCCGTCGGCACCAAGCCTGGAGGCTCTAATTGCGGACATACGAAATAGCATATTCCTCGACATGGGAAAGAATGCGCGGGTCAATGGGAACACCGAGGAAATCTCATCCGATGAAAAACTGGCGAAGGAGGACGCGGCAAAAAGCGCGACTGTCGCGGCGCGGACGGCCGG GCCGGACAACGCGTGCAACGCGTGCGACGCGAACGCGTCGTCGCCCGGTACGAGCAACAACGAGGAAAGTTGCGCGAAGAAATTCGCCGGAACGGAGAACAGACGAGGGGAATCTGCTCgcgggaagaagaagaagaagaccgaGACGACGGAGCTCGAGACGGATTCCGGTAAGCACGGTTCGTCCAACGGGGAGTCGGCCGCGTTTTTCTGTTTCCAACGAAACGACAAAGGTATTATGCAAACGGAGGGAAAGTCCGGCGAATACGGTATCGCGGACGCGAAGTCTGGACGAAGTCTGACGGCGAGCTCGTTGACGAAGACCGACGAGCATCGGTTATCTTCAGGAAACGTTCCCGCCAAACGTCCAGCGAATGCCAAA AGTTGGAAAGCTGCCCAGGATCCCGGCCATTTGGACGCTGATCATGTAATATTGCGAAGAATGACGAACACTCAGAGAATTTTAGTCGGACAGATGTGTGCCTCTCTTAAGAGCAAGAGAATTAATAATCAAG GCTTAATTAACGAAAGCGTGCCGCTGGCAGCGTTGATCGCCCCGGTCCTTTCCAGGGACAGTATCAAGATTTTGACACGGGGAACGACGTACTCGCAAACGATCAATCTGACGAGGCAGCAAGAAGAACCCGAAGAAAATGTTACCGTGCCGGATAAGATAACGGGTCTTCTACTAGCTAAGGTCAACAGTTGCGAACATATACATATCTGTTAA